One stretch of Patescibacteria group bacterium DNA includes these proteins:
- the rsmI gene encoding 16S rRNA (cytidine(1402)-2'-O)-methyltransferase, whose product MTEFFVVATPIGNLEDTSPRAVRVLAEADLILCEDTRVTRNLLAHFKIKIPVESYHQHSKFTKVNHIKEMVRRGKRIALVSDAGTPGVSDPGGKLVEELVREFGAEINIIPVPGPCAAVTLLSASGFPADKFLFLGFPPHKKARQKFFKEVAAEERTVVFYESTHRIIKALAELEETIADRPIVVGRELTKKFETIYRGTAAEIKSRLQAGVSKGEFVIVISSK is encoded by the coding sequence ATGACTGAATTTTTTGTTGTCGCAACCCCGATCGGCAACCTTGAGGACACGAGCCCGCGGGCCGTGCGAGTTCTTGCCGAAGCCGATTTGATACTTTGCGAAGATACGCGCGTCACGCGCAATCTTCTTGCGCATTTTAAAATAAAAATCCCTGTTGAAAGTTATCACCAGCATTCAAAATTTACCAAAGTAAATCATATTAAAGAGATGGTGCGGCGGGGGAAGCGGATTGCCCTGGTTTCGGACGCCGGTACGCCGGGCGTGAGCGATCCGGGTGGCAAGCTCGTGGAAGAGCTGGTGCGCGAATTCGGTGCTGAAATCAACATCATTCCGGTTCCCGGACCGTGTGCCGCAGTTACGCTTCTCTCGGCTTCAGGATTTCCGGCGGACAAATTTTTATTTTTGGGATTTCCGCCGCATAAAAAAGCACGGCAGAAATTTTTCAAAGAAGTTGCCGCCGAAGAGCGGACGGTCGTGTTTTACGAATCAACTCACCGGATCATTAAAGCGCTCGCCGAACTTGAGGAGACAATTGCCGACCGGCCAATCGTGGTCGGCCGCGAGCTCACAAAAAAATTTGAAACAATTTACCGCGGCACGGCTGCGGAAATTAAAAGCAGGCTGCAGGCAGGCGTATCAAAAGGAGAATTTGTAATCGTAATCTCTTCAAAATAA
- a CDS encoding thioredoxin domain-containing protein: MAKENKSIFGENPTLSFFLGLFVGLASFSTIAAIILVLAMYSGNPLSFAKNDAAGDAVAAGAQEAVAAEEDVGVAEVPAVGETDYAVGPEDASITLIEYSDFECPYCLSYKTTMDQVLKDYDGKIRFVFRHFPLSFHENARGAAMAAECAGEQGKFWEMYEKIFDANADGTMGTDVWKQAAKEIGLNTGDFNVCLDENRYDSKINEEMQTGAQAGVRGTPATFINGQMVSGALPIADLEAILDQILAQ, translated from the coding sequence ATGGCCAAGGAGAATAAAAGTATATTTGGAGAAAATCCAACGTTATCATTTTTTCTAGGATTATTTGTCGGTCTCGCGTCATTCAGCACCATCGCGGCAATTATTCTGGTTCTGGCGATGTATTCCGGCAATCCGTTAAGTTTCGCCAAGAACGATGCGGCCGGCGATGCGGTTGCCGCTGGAGCGCAGGAGGCCGTCGCCGCCGAAGAGGACGTCGGAGTCGCCGAGGTTCCGGCAGTGGGTGAAACGGATTATGCCGTTGGTCCCGAAGACGCATCAATTACACTGATTGAATATTCGGATTTTGAATGTCCGTATTGCCTAAGTTACAAAACCACCATGGATCAGGTGCTCAAGGACTATGACGGAAAGATTCGTTTCGTTTTCCGTCATTTCCCGCTCTCATTCCATGAGAACGCGCGCGGCGCGGCCATGGCCGCCGAATGTGCCGGCGAGCAAGGCAAATTTTGGGAAATGTATGAAAAGATTTTTGACGCCAATGCTGATGGAACCATGGGAACCGATGTCTGGAAACAGGCGGCTAAGGAAATCGGGTTAAATACCGGCGATTTCAATGTCTGTCTTGATGAGAACCGTTACGACAGTAAGATAAACGAGGAAATGCAGACTGGCGCCCAAGCCGGCGTCCGCGGCACTCCGGCCACATTCATCAACGGCCAGATGGTTTCCGGAGCCCTGCCGATTGCGGATCTTGAAGCGATCTTGGACCAGATTCTGGCACAGTAG
- a CDS encoding CvpA family protein → MTLFDVILIVCLAGFVFYGLFFGIVQTLGGLFGVFAGALIASRIYEPIAGLFEPFFWGNENMSKVVCFIIIFILINRLVGLLFHILDKIFGFLKIIPFMKSISSLLGGLVGFIEGAFLLGGILYVASRYPIIDWLNQWMVDSSIAHYLVMIFNLISPLLPEAVRQIQSLI, encoded by the coding sequence ATGACACTTTTTGACGTAATCCTCATCGTCTGCCTCGCGGGTTTTGTTTTTTACGGCCTGTTTTTCGGCATAGTGCAAACACTCGGCGGCCTTTTTGGCGTGTTTGCCGGCGCGCTGATCGCGAGCCGCATCTACGAGCCCATCGCCGGGCTTTTTGAACCGTTTTTCTGGGGCAATGAGAACATGTCAAAGGTGGTGTGCTTTATAATTATATTTATTTTGATAAACCGGCTCGTCGGATTACTTTTTCACATCCTTGACAAAATATTCGGATTTTTGAAAATTATTCCGTTCATGAAATCAATAAGCAGTTTGCTTGGCGGACTCGTCGGATTTATTGAAGGTGCTTTTCTTCTCGGCGGAATTCTCTATGTGGCGTCCCGCTATCCGATAATTGACTGGCTAAACCAGTGGATGGTTGATTCATCCATTGCCCATTATTTGGTTATGATTTTTAATTTGATATCTCCGCTTCTGCCCGAGGCTGTCAGACAAATTCAGTCCTTAATATAA
- the metG gene encoding methionine--tRNA ligase, translated as MKKFYITTPIYYVNSKPHIGHAYTNFAADAAARWHRMAGADVYFLTGTDENSQKNVEAAAKEGEKDIQKFVDRMSAVWQETLDSLGMTHDDFIRTTEPRHKEAVEKFVKTVVDAGDIYQGTYEGWYCGGCEAFVTDSDLIDGKCPIHQKPVQKIKEKNYFFKLTKYRKQLLKHIKDNPDFIQPVSRRNEVVSYIKDFMEDVSITRESMEWGIKMPGDSKSVIYVWFDALINYISAIGYFNDQKKFKKYWPADVHIVGKDIIKFHCALWPAMLMSAGLELPKRIFAHGFFTVEGQKISKSLGNAVDPVELANKYGVEALRYYLLREITFGEDGVFSISRLEERYNNDLANELGNLLQRTLAMTEKYVDSKVPELAAEKIENWPLIIQAMEKLNFSEALDETWEVVREANRFIDREQPWQLAKINSERLAAVLYILLETLRNVGWMLLAVMPQTAEKIWTQLGLDPAKEKSKKFETAIKWGGLKSGTAIKKAESLFPRLNS; from the coding sequence ATGAAAAAATTCTATATTACAACGCCGATTTACTATGTAAACAGCAAGCCGCACATCGGCCACGCTTATACCAACTTCGCGGCCGATGCGGCCGCGCGCTGGCACCGCATGGCCGGGGCGGATGTTTATTTTTTGACCGGCACGGATGAGAACAGCCAGAAGAATGTTGAAGCCGCGGCCAAGGAGGGCGAAAAAGATATTCAGAAATTCGTTGACCGCATGAGCGCGGTCTGGCAGGAAACCCTTGATTCACTCGGAATGACTCATGATGATTTTATCCGCACCACCGAACCGCGGCACAAAGAAGCCGTGGAAAAATTTGTAAAAACAGTCGTTGACGCCGGCGACATATATCAAGGCACCTACGAGGGCTGGTATTGCGGCGGCTGTGAAGCATTTGTCACCGATTCGGATCTAATTGACGGCAAATGCCCTATCCACCAAAAACCGGTCCAGAAAATCAAGGAAAAAAATTATTTTTTCAAACTCACCAAGTATCGGAAACAGCTGCTTAAGCACATTAAGGATAATCCGGATTTTATCCAACCGGTTTCGCGCCGCAACGAAGTGGTGAGCTATATCAAAGATTTCATGGAAGATGTCAGCATCACCCGCGAAAGCATGGAATGGGGGATAAAGATGCCCGGCGATTCAAAGAGCGTTATTTATGTCTGGTTTGACGCGCTGATCAATTACATTTCTGCAATCGGATACTTCAATGACCAGAAAAAGTTTAAAAAATACTGGCCCGCCGATGTGCATATCGTGGGCAAGGATATCATTAAATTTCATTGCGCGCTTTGGCCGGCCATGCTCATGTCCGCCGGCCTTGAACTGCCGAAGCGGATTTTCGCGCACGGATTTTTTACGGTTGAAGGCCAAAAAATCAGCAAATCCCTAGGAAACGCCGTTGACCCGGTCGAACTCGCGAACAAATACGGCGTAGAGGCCCTGCGCTACTATCTCTTGCGCGAGATTACCTTCGGCGAGGACGGAGTTTTCTCAATTTCGCGCCTGGAGGAGCGCTATAATAACGATCTCGCAAACGAATTGGGCAATCTTCTCCAGAGAACGCTCGCTATGACGGAAAAATACGTTGATTCCAAAGTGCCGGAGTTAGCGGCCGAAAAAATTGAAAACTGGCCGTTAATCATCCAGGCCATGGAAAAATTAAATTTTTCCGAAGCACTCGATGAAACATGGGAAGTGGTGCGCGAAGCCAACCGTTTCATTGACAGGGAACAACCCTGGCAGCTCGCAAAGATAAATTCCGAGCGGCTTGCCGCGGTTCTCTACATCCTGCTTGAAACCCTGCGAAATGTCGGCTGGATGCTTCTTGCCGTCATGCCTCAGACCGCGGAAAAAATCTGGACCCAGCTCGGACTTGATCCGGCCAAAGAGAAGTCAAAGAAATTTGAAACTGCAATCAAATGGGGTGGCCTCAAATCGGGTACAGCTATCAAAAAAGCGGAATCATTATTCCCGCGCCTAAATTCTTAA
- a CDS encoding glutaredoxin domain-containing protein has translation MNIKVFSTPTCPYCVQLKEFLSKHELKYDDIDVSKDLAAAQEMIDKSGQMAVPVAEIDGQIVIGFNKPKIMEILGMGE, from the coding sequence ATGAACATTAAGGTCTTTTCCACGCCGACATGCCCTTATTGCGTTCAACTTAAAGAGTTTTTATCCAAGCATGAGCTTAAATACGATGATATTGATGTGTCCAAGGATTTGGCCGCGGCTCAGGAAATGATCGATAAGTCAGGGCAGATGGCCGTGCCGGTCGCGGAGATTGACGGTCAGATTGTCATTGGTTTTAACAAGCCTAAAATCATGGAGATTTTAGGAATGGGAGAATAA
- a CDS encoding TatD family hydrolase: protein MNPFLIDTHSHLNFSAFKNDAEIIARQCLDQNIWMINVGSQASTSERAVRFAEQFSEGVYAAVGLHPSHLVDMEVEEEEAKFAAHAEDFDHDFYKNLAQSPKVVAIGESGLDYHYVPEHEELNGVKTRQADIFRRHLDLADELNLPIIIHARETYGAVAEIVEEYINQDKLKKRGVLHCFLGTWEEAERFLQFGFLISFTGIVTFAPKQSQIFEHSALAETVKNIPLDRVMVETDAPFLTPEPHRGKRNLPQYVVEVAKKIAEIKGITMEEVAAATTANARNFFGI, encoded by the coding sequence ATGAACCCATTTTTAATTGATACGCACAGCCATCTGAATTTCAGCGCTTTTAAAAATGACGCCGAAATTATCGCTCGTCAGTGTCTGGACCAAAACATCTGGATGATTAATGTCGGATCGCAGGCTTCAACTAGCGAACGCGCCGTGCGTTTTGCCGAGCAATTTAGCGAAGGCGTATATGCCGCCGTCGGCCTGCACCCCAGCCACCTTGTTGACATGGAGGTGGAGGAAGAGGAGGCCAAGTTCGCGGCTCATGCCGAGGATTTTGATCATGACTTTTATAAAAACCTAGCGCAGAGTCCCAAGGTTGTGGCAATCGGCGAGTCCGGCCTTGATTACCATTACGTACCCGAGCACGAAGAACTCAACGGCGTAAAAACCCGGCAGGCCGATATTTTCCGCCGGCACCTGGACCTGGCCGATGAACTGAATCTGCCAATTATCATCCACGCGCGTGAGACTTACGGTGCGGTCGCGGAAATAGTTGAGGAATATATAAATCAGGACAAATTAAAAAAACGCGGCGTTCTCCATTGCTTCCTCGGCACGTGGGAGGAAGCAGAAAGATTTTTACAATTTGGATTTTTAATTTCTTTCACTGGTATAGTTACCTTTGCCCCTAAGCAGTCACAGATTTTTGAGCATTCGGCGCTTGCGGAGACGGTTAAGAATATTCCATTGGACCGCGTCATGGTGGAAACCGACGCGCCGTTTCTCACGCCCGAACCCCACCGCGGAAAGCGCAATCTGCCGCAATATGTGGTCGAGGTGGCGAAAAAAATCGCGGAAATCAAGGGAATAACCATGGAAGAAGTGGCGGCCGCGACCACCGCTAACGCTCGCAATTTTTTTGGAATTTAA